Proteins from a genomic interval of uncultured Methanocorpusculum sp.:
- the carA gene encoding glutamine-hydrolyzing carbamoyl-phosphate synthase small subunit, translating to MKAVLGLEDGTIITGTGFGVEGCASGELVVTLVSTGYMEALSDPSVAGQLLMFGYPLVGNYGANKDQLQHDKVHATGTIVRELCVHPKHQPTLGEFFEDNGLIGIEGVDTRMLTIKLREQGVMRATLITGSDDGYKAVTMAQTAPVQETRELIPGVTCKAPYHIEGKGKKIAVLDFGCRKSVFTSLKNRGADIYVYPYGTPADVIMADKPSALFLTNGPGYPFAAPKAISCVKDILGTIPVQGICMGAEIIAAALGGQVEKLKLGHRGESQPVKFSDGTVAVTFQGHGYAVVADSLPEGCEVNCVNANDDTVEGFVNNDLGVYCVQFHPEHDGIYDGVEKPIYDIMYRGIPDA from the coding sequence ATGAAGGCTGTCTTAGGACTTGAAGATGGGACAATCATCACTGGAACCGGCTTTGGCGTTGAAGGCTGCGCCTCCGGTGAACTGGTTGTCACCCTTGTATCTACGGGATACATGGAAGCCCTTAGTGACCCGAGTGTTGCCGGACAACTATTGATGTTCGGCTATCCACTTGTTGGAAACTACGGAGCAAACAAAGATCAGCTCCAGCATGACAAAGTTCACGCTACGGGAACAATTGTGCGTGAACTCTGCGTTCATCCAAAACACCAGCCGACACTAGGCGAATTCTTTGAGGATAACGGCCTTATTGGAATCGAGGGTGTCGACACACGGATGCTCACAATAAAACTGCGTGAACAGGGCGTTATGCGTGCGACCCTTATCACCGGTTCTGACGACGGATACAAAGCCGTCACCATGGCTCAGACCGCTCCGGTCCAGGAAACCCGCGAACTCATTCCCGGTGTAACCTGCAAGGCCCCCTATCACATCGAAGGAAAAGGCAAAAAAATTGCCGTCCTCGATTTCGGATGCAGAAAATCGGTATTCACCAGTCTGAAAAACCGTGGCGCAGACATCTATGTCTACCCGTATGGAACTCCGGCTGATGTGATCATGGCAGACAAACCAAGCGCGCTCTTCTTAACGAACGGCCCGGGTTATCCGTTTGCCGCACCGAAAGCAATCTCCTGCGTCAAAGACATCCTTGGAACCATTCCGGTACAGGGAATCTGTATGGGTGCAGAGATCATTGCGGCAGCTCTTGGCGGTCAGGTTGAAAAACTCAAACTTGGTCACCGCGGAGAAAGCCAGCCGGTGAAATTCTCCGACGGGACGGTTGCCGTAACTTTCCAGGGACACGGTTACGCAGTAGTTGCCGACAGTCTTCCGGAAGGCTGTGAAGTAAACTGTGTCAATGCAAACGACGACACGGTTGAGGGCTTTGTCAACAACGACCTCGGCGTGTACTGTGTACAGTTCCATCCGGAACATGATGGAATCTACGACGGCGTGGAAAAACCAATTTACGATATCATGTACAGAGGAATCCCAGATGCCTAA